The nucleotide window GTTGACGAAGAATTCCGGAATGCCACCCACCAGGCCATTGTCCATCGGGTGCGAGACCTGCATGCGCAGTCGGCTGAATTCCCCGCGGGCAAAGCGTGCGCCGTGGACTTGGCCGAGACGGTCTTCCCACCCTGGCTGGGCCCGCACCACGCTGGGTGCCGTGCAGCCGCCACCGGCTGCATCGACCTTGGCGCCGCCGACATGCCAGACGCCGTCGCGTGTCAGCACTGCCGCGCGGATCGGCGTAGCCTGTTCGACGCGAATGCGGATGGCCACCAGCGACTCGACGCGCTCGCCGGGCGTGAAGGTAAAGATGCGCGGAATCGGATTGAGATCGGCCCAGGCCTCGATACGCACCACCTCGTCGCCGAGGGCGCGTGCATCGATATGCACCGGCACCTGCCGGGCATCTTCGGCGAACGGCGGGACCTGTACCTGCACACGCTCGTCGAACACG belongs to Pseudomonas phenolilytica and includes:
- a CDS encoding quinoprotein dehydrogenase-associated SoxYZ-like carrier; amino-acid sequence: MSMRVLLLLLTFAQVGNLLAGEPDPLQSVMWEHHHRNLLNGEPYVFDERVQVQVPPFAEDARQVPVHIDARALGDEVVRIEAWADLNPIPRIFTFTPGERVESLVAIRIRVEQATPIRAAVLTRDGVWHVGGAKVDAAGGGCTAPSVVRAQPGWEDRLGQVHGARFARGEFSRLRMQVSHPMDNGLVGGIPEFFVNQVELRTVDGEVLATLELFPAVGENPSLSLEVQGQEETRLWLRDNNGNEFEAAL